From the genome of Mucilaginibacter paludis DSM 18603:
AACCGCAATCCGCATTTAAAACAGGGACAGATAGAAGAGTACTTGCATACCTATTACGGCGCCGAGCAAATATTATGGCTGGGCGATGGTATAGTTGGCGACGATACCGATGGGCATATTGATGATATTACCCGCTTTGTAAACCAGGACACCGTGATTACCGTGGTAGAAGAGAATAAAGGCGACGATAATTACCACCTGCTGCAAGAAAACCTGCAGGCTTTAAAAACCATGCGGCTGCTTAACGGCAAACAGTTAAATATTGTTGAGTTGCCCATGCCTTCGCCGGTAGTTTATGATGGGCAACGCCTGCCTGCATCTTATGCCAACTTTTACATCGGCAACGCGGCAGTGGTGGTGCCAACGTACCGTGATAAAAACGATGACAAGGCCTTAGCTATTTTGCAGCAATGTTTTACCGACCGGAAAGTTATCGGGATTGATTCTACCGATATCATCTGGGGTTTAGGCAGTTTCCATTGCCTGAGCCAGCAGGAGCCTGAAGTTTAAATATCATTTTCAATATCGGGTATTAAAATATAAATTCGCCTAAAACAGAAAAACTATGTCGGCATTGTATCCATTAAAGTTCAAAACCATTTATAAAGACAAAATATGGGGTGGTAACAAAATCAAAACCTATTTAGGTAAAGATTTTTCGCCGCTGCCCAATTGTGGCGAAACCTGGGAAATATCGGGTGTTAAGTCCGACGTATCGGTAGTAGAGAGCGGCAGCTTAGCAGGCCAATCATTAGCTGATATTTTAGAAGAGTACAAGGATGAGCTGGTGGGTAAAAAAGTGTACGACAGGTTTGGCAATATCTTTCCGTTGCTGGTGAAGTTTATCGATGCCAACGACTGGCTTTCTATCCAGGTACACCCCGATGATACGCTGGCTAAAGAGCGCCATAACTCGTTCGGCAAAACAGAGATGTGGTATATTATCGAAGCCGATCCGGGTTCAACCCTGATAACCGGCTTTAACCAGCAGGTTGATGAAAAAATATATTTGGATAAATTAAACAGCGGTCATTTAACCGATATCCTGAATAAGGAAGAGGCTAACGCAGGTGACGTTTTCTTTTTACCGGCTGGCCGTGTGCATACGATAGGCAAAGGCTTGTTATTAGCAGAGGTGCAGCAAACATCGGATATTACTTACCGGATTTATGATTTTGACCGCGTTGACGACAAAGGTAACAAGCGCGAACTGCACACAGAAGAGGCTTTGGCCGCTATTGACTACAAGCAATATCCCGACTACAAAACTCAATATACCCCTCAGATTAATGAAGACGTTGCCTTGGTAAGCTGCCCTTACTTTACAACCAACGTAATGGAATTTACCGAAGGGACAACCAAAGATTACTCTGATCTTGATTCATTTGTAATATACATTTGTGTGGCCGGTGCTTATAGCCTGGTATACCAAAATGAAACTTATGAAGTAAAAATGGGCGAATGTATTTTGCTGCCCAATACCGTGAATCAGGTTGAAATTAAAACAGAATCGGGTTTTAAAATTCTGGAAAGTTATATCGCGTAAGCTGATCATGAATAAAAAAGGTCCGGCAATCTTTAAAGATCCGGACCTTTTTTATTTACTTAGGCGGCTTCCTTAAATAGCTCAAGTAATTTATCGTAAGTAACAGGCTTAACTACATAGTCTGTAATGTGCGATATATTTTTTGCCCTGTTAATATCTTCTTGGTTGATAGAGGAGCTAACCATGTAAACGGTGATCTTTTTCCCCAAAGTTGGTTTAATGCGGGCATAATTTTCCATGAAATCCCAGCCGTCCATTACAGGCATGTTGATATCCAGGAAGATGACATCAGGTAACTTGCAGTTGTTATCCGGGTTTATCAAAAAGTCAATCGCCTCTTTTCCGTTCGGAAATTCTATTAAATTTGATGATAGTTGCTTTAAAGACATTAATTTCTTTAATCCGTACACGTAGATCTTGTCATCGTCTACTACGCACACGGTGTTAATGGGTTTTAGGATTGTCATTTACGATTTGGGGAATTTATATTAACTTAATTGTAAATAGTGTGCCAATATTTACGGTGCTTTCAATTTTTATACTTCCGCCTAAGGATTCAATTTGATTTCGGGTGATAAATAAGCCAATGCCTTTGGCATTAGCATTTTGATGAAATGTTTTATACATCCCAAATACCTTGTCGCCATATTTTTCCAAATCTATCCCCAGGCCATTATCCGCAAAGGTTAAATAAGTATGCCCATCTTCCAAATATGTTTTGCAAGTAATTTCCGGCCTGCGCTCCGGATTGCGGTATTTGAGCGAGTTAGTAGCCAGGTTTAAAAAAATGCTTTCAAGGTATGCCGGTACATAGTTAACTGTGGGGCATAAACTAAAATCGCTGTAAATTAAAGCATTGGTTTCTGTGATGTTGTTATTAATGGCGTTTAATACGTTATTAAAAGTTGTATCAAAATCAACTTCTTTACGGTCGTTGTTAATCTCTGTCTGAATTTTTACTATTTCGTTTAAATGCTCAATAGTGGTAGCTAAGCTGTTACTAATAGAGCGTATATGCGTAAATATTTCTTTTTGCTCATCTTCCGAGATCTCTTCTTCAAACAAATTGACCATAAACTCAAGGTTGCCCGAGTGCGACCGTAAGTTGTGTGATACGATATGGGCAAAATTCTGCAAGCGTTTATTCTGATCGCTTAACAGGTCAAGCGATTTTTGCAGGTTAAGCTCTTTTAGCTTATCGTCGTTAATGTTTTGGAATATGCCTCTTATGGCAACGCAGTTTCCGTGTTCATCAATAACGGGCACACCCTTGGTGCGTATCCAAACTACATTATCTTTAGCAGTTCTAAATTTAAGTTCAAGGTCATACGCCTGGCAGTGTTCAATACAATTTTTTACAGCCCTGGCAACAGTTTCGCGATAGCCGGGCTCATAAAAATTATGGGTAGTTTCAATGTCCGGTTGT
Proteins encoded in this window:
- a CDS encoding type I phosphomannose isomerase catalytic subunit, translating into MSALYPLKFKTIYKDKIWGGNKIKTYLGKDFSPLPNCGETWEISGVKSDVSVVESGSLAGQSLADILEEYKDELVGKKVYDRFGNIFPLLVKFIDANDWLSIQVHPDDTLAKERHNSFGKTEMWYIIEADPGSTLITGFNQQVDEKIYLDKLNSGHLTDILNKEEANAGDVFFLPAGRVHTIGKGLLLAEVQQTSDITYRIYDFDRVDDKGNKRELHTEEALAAIDYKQYPDYKTQYTPQINEDVALVSCPYFTTNVMEFTEGTTKDYSDLDSFVIYICVAGAYSLVYQNETYEVKMGECILLPNTVNQVEIKTESGFKILESYIA
- a CDS encoding response regulator, whose product is MTILKPINTVCVVDDDKIYVYGLKKLMSLKQLSSNLIEFPNGKEAIDFLINPDNNCKLPDVIFLDINMPVMDGWDFMENYARIKPTLGKKITVYMVSSSINQEDINRAKNISHITDYVVKPVTYDKLLELFKEAA
- a CDS encoding PAS domain-containing sensor histidine kinase encodes the protein MPDKTYLNIGENPEGCDAIGDHYLLNTQLHNLIESTNIGLWERGIETEEAWWSPKFCELLGYNYGEIEQNYSFFLNHIVHPSDRETVYNSFQNHLHHKTRYKVEFRMLTKADGYRWFESTGKAWLNQEGKPLRMLGAVIDIDSKKRNELNLKKNEFLLNETNKIARIGGWELDVITNELIWSKEVYDIHELDEHEQPDIETTHNFYEPGYRETVARAVKNCIEHCQAYDLELKFRTAKDNVVWIRTKGVPVIDEHGNCVAIRGIFQNINDDKLKELNLQKSLDLLSDQNKRLQNFAHIVSHNLRSHSGNLEFMVNLFEEEISEDEQKEIFTHIRSISNSLATTIEHLNEIVKIQTEINNDRKEVDFDTTFNNVLNAINNNITETNALIYSDFSLCPTVNYVPAYLESIFLNLATNSLKYRNPERRPEITCKTYLEDGHTYLTFADNGLGIDLEKYGDKVFGMYKTFHQNANAKGIGLFITRNQIESLGGSIKIESTVNIGTLFTIKLI